GGTTGATGCACAAAGGCATGCCAGCCTATATCGCTGTGACGTTCATCCTGAGTGGTCCCGTAGTCAATCCCATCGTATTTACCGCAACTTTGCTCGCCTTTCCCTCCCATCCTGAGATTACCATTGCCCGCATGGGACTGGCCTTTGCTGTAGCGGCTTCCATAGGCATGCTTGTGTATGTGTTTGTTCGTCGAAATCCTCTTCGGATGCCAAAAGTCGCAGTGACAGAGGTCAAAACACATCCCGGGTTTAAAATGGCGCAACCTCACGCACACGCAAATGCACATGATCATAACCATGTAAAAAACTGGCGCAGCTTCTTCATTCATGCCGGAGACGAATTTGTCGATATGAGCAAATATTTGGTGATCGGTGCCTTGATTACAGCCTGCATCCAAACATTCATTAGCCGCAGCGATCTGATCTCTCTTGGTAATGGTCCTGTTGCCTCCTATGTGTTCATGATGGGATTTGCTTATGTATTGTCTCTCTGCTCCACTTCTGATGCTTTTGTGGCTTCTGCGTTCTCACATACGTTTGCACTGGGGCCGCTGGTATCCTTCCTTGTGCTTGGTCCAATGCTGGATTTCAAAAGCACCCTGATGCTGCTCTCCACCTTCCGTACCCGATTTGTTATTGGTCTAAGTCTAGCGATTATTACGCTCGTTTTTGCCGGCTCGTGGTTGATTAATCTACTGGTATAAAGGTTGAGCAACATACTTCATGGCCTGAATGGTTAATCCCATGAACTTTCATCCTGACGATGAATAGAAATGAGGTGATGTTATGAACCACGCTATCTATACAATGAACAAACCTCCTGTTCCAAGGTCACACGTCATCCAATGGCATAACTTGATTCGTGCGGTCTGGATAGGAGGCCTTGCGGTATACATTATTCACTTGAATTCAAGTGACTCGCTTCATTATTATTTGGCTCCTACCATGCAAAAACTGCTATTATGCTGTCCTGTTCCCTTATTGTTTATTGCCGTTATCATGGCTTGGCATGGACTGTTCGGTAGAAACGAGGTTCATTGCGACTGTGAGCATCCACCACCTTCCGGGTTCCTACGCAGCTCGTTGGTATATGGTCTGATTGCCATACCCTTGTTGCTGGGATTTCTGTTACCTGATCGGGCTCTCGGTAGCTCCATGGCCAGTCAGAAAGGCATGTCTCTCACCTATGCCCCTCCCGAGATTCGTCGAAAAGAGCCTTTACCTGATCCAGCAACGCAATTGAAAGTACAAGATTTCACACAACAACCAACAGCTGTTCAGGCTGCTGCGGATACCAAAGTACAATTCATTCCCCCAGACGAGTATAGCCGCGAATTCGCTGAACTGGCGGAGAAGTTGTATGCAGAACAGGTCATTCGAGTCTATCCTGAAATTTTCTCTGAAACCCTCGGCACGATTGATATGTTCCAGCGACAATTTGCAGGCAAAGATATCTCCTTAACCGGGTTCGTTTATCGGGACAAAAGCATGGATCATGAATCACATTTTGCACTGGGACGATTTCTCGTCATGTGTTGCCCCGCGGATGCGGCTCCCTTTGGCGTGATGATTCACATCCACGAAGCGGATAGCTTCCCTACAGACAGCTGGGTGCAAATTGATGGCAGCATCGGCTCAGCACAGGTGAATGGTAAGGATATGATTGAAATTCGGGCAACAAAGGTGACACCTGTGGCTGAGCCATCCACGCCTTATATTTATACCAATGCGGACTCGGTGATGGCGTATGAGAAAATAAAGAGCCCGTAGTTGCTCGCAGTAACAACTTGCACCTCAACGACCAAAAGCCCCAAAGCGGTGGATTACATCGCTTCGGGGCTTTCATGTTCAGTCAGACATGAGATTACATCTCGTCTTCTCTGATTGTATTATTCCGTTACGATATCATGAACCAATACAGGAGCATCGGCATGATCCGCAATTGTAATGTTTTCTTTGATCTTCGCGATAACGTCTGCTACGTCTTCACGATTGGCATGGATCGTTACTAGGGACTCACCAGCTTTGACTGGGTCACCCACTTTTTTGTTCAGCATCAGACCAACAGCGAGATCGATCTCGGACTCTTTTGTTGCACGTCCTGCGCCGAGCAGCATTGCTGCAGTTCCGATTTCGTCAGCGACGATTCCGGCAACATAGCCGTCTTTGTCTGCTGGGACTTCAACCAGATATTGTGCTTGTGGCAAACGATCTGGATGATCCACAACCGAAGCGTCTCCGCCTTGGTTTGCCAAGAAATCTTTGAATTTCTCCAGTGCTTTACCGTTCTGGATCACTTCTTTCAATTTCTCCTCAGCGTGCTCCAAGGAATCTGCCTTGCCAGCAAGGAATACCATCTGACGTCCAAGTGCCAGACACAGTTCTTCCAGATCTTTTGGACCTTTACCTTGCAGGGTGAGGATGGCTTCTTTCACTTCAAGTGCGTTACCAATCGCCAGACCCAGTGGTTGGGACATATCGGAGATAACAGCCATCGTTTTACGTCCAACATTGTTACCGATGCTTACCATGGCATGTGCCAATTCTTTAGCATCTTCCGTTGTTTTCATGAATGCACCAGCACCCGTTTTAACATCCAACACGATTGCATCTGCACCTGCTGCAATTTTCTTGCTCATGATGGAGCTGGCGATCAGTGGAATGGAGTTAACGGTAGCTGTTACGTCACGCAGTGCATAGAGCTTTTTGTCTGCAGGCGTAAGGTTACCACTTTGTCCAATTACTGCAACCTTATGTTCGTTTACGAGACGAATGAATTCTTCTTTTTCAAGCTCTACGTGGAAACCAGCAACGGATTCCAGCTTGTCTGTTGTACCACCCGTGTGACCAAGTCCACGTCCGGACATTTTGGCAACAGGTACATCCAGCGCAGCAACAAGCGGAGCCAGTACCAGTGTTGTTGTATCGCCCACTCCTCCCGTGGAGTGCTTGTCTACTTTGATGCCTTCGATAGCGGACAGGTCAATCGTTTCACCGGAATTTACCAT
This Paenibacillus xylanexedens DNA region includes the following protein-coding sequences:
- a CDS encoding TIGR03943 family putative permease subunit, yielding MNHAIYTMNKPPVPRSHVIQWHNLIRAVWIGGLAVYIIHLNSSDSLHYYLAPTMQKLLLCCPVPLLFIAVIMAWHGLFGRNEVHCDCEHPPPSGFLRSSLVYGLIAIPLLLGFLLPDRALGSSMASQKGMSLTYAPPEIRRKEPLPDPATQLKVQDFTQQPTAVQAAADTKVQFIPPDEYSREFAELAEKLYAEQVIRVYPEIFSETLGTIDMFQRQFAGKDISLTGFVYRDKSMDHESHFALGRFLVMCCPADAAPFGVMIHIHEADSFPTDSWVQIDGSIGSAQVNGKDMIEIRATKVTPVAEPSTPYIYTNADSVMAYEKIKSP
- a CDS encoding pyrimidine-nucleoside phosphorylase, with translation MRMVDIIAKKRDGKELTTAEIDFVVQGYTQGEIPDYQVSAWAMAVFFKDMTDKERADLTMSMVNSGETIDLSAIEGIKVDKHSTGGVGDTTTLVLAPLVAALDVPVAKMSGRGLGHTGGTTDKLESVAGFHVELEKEEFIRLVNEHKVAVIGQSGNLTPADKKLYALRDVTATVNSIPLIASSIMSKKIAAGADAIVLDVKTGAGAFMKTTEDAKELAHAMVSIGNNVGRKTMAVISDMSQPLGLAIGNALEVKEAILTLQGKGPKDLEELCLALGRQMVFLAGKADSLEHAEEKLKEVIQNGKALEKFKDFLANQGGDASVVDHPDRLPQAQYLVEVPADKDGYVAGIVADEIGTAAMLLGAGRATKESEIDLAVGLMLNKKVGDPVKAGESLVTIHANREDVADVIAKIKENITIADHADAPVLVHDIVTE
- a CDS encoding permease, whose protein sequence is MKMAANLKLLSFLVPCAFLVPVLITMAPDLKEAWNSEALQNMKTVFIGIFLEAAPFLLMGVLLSSLMQWFVSEEMVRKLTPKNPIGGVLVAGLLGIIFPICECGMIPVVRRLMHKGMPAYIAVTFILSGPVVNPIVFTATLLAFPSHPEITIARMGLAFAVAASIGMLVYVFVRRNPLRMPKVAVTEVKTHPGFKMAQPHAHANAHDHNHVKNWRSFFIHAGDEFVDMSKYLVIGALITACIQTFISRSDLISLGNGPVASYVFMMGFAYVLSLCSTSDAFVASAFSHTFALGPLVSFLVLGPMLDFKSTLMLLSTFRTRFVIGLSLAIITLVFAGSWLINLLV